Within Candidatus Margulisiibacteriota bacterium, the genomic segment TTACTAGACAAATAATTTTTATGAAATTCTTGTATTTTTTCTTCGTAAGTCCTGTGTTCAGCCTGATGTGGGTCGGCTTCCTGATAATTAAATTTTTGAAAATATTTTTCTTCTTCTCCAAAATGAAAATCTACATAGGCGTGTAAAGCATACACAATATTTTCTAACAAAGCGGGGTCTTCGTCCCGTCGACTGTTTACCGCCAGCTCCAATTCATTCAAAATAGAAAAAAGCTTTTTGTGTTGAGCGTCAATCAGCTTTACTCCGACACTAAATGAATTATCCCAAACAATCTGAGCCATAGAGTTACTGCTTAATCGGCATAATAATATACAAATAACTGTCATCCAGCTCCGGTCGGACAATACAGGGCGTATTGCCGTCCACCATCATCACCACC encodes:
- a CDS encoding bacteriohemerythrin, yielding MAQIVWDNSFSVGVKLIDAQHKKLFSILNELELAVNSRRDEDPALLENIVYALHAYVDFHFGEEEKYFQKFNYQEADPHQAEHRTYEEKIQEFHKNYLSSKAGLAREILTFLQNWIQGHIKTIDKKYTKCFNDHGLI